The following proteins are encoded in a genomic region of Pyrus communis chromosome 11, drPyrComm1.1, whole genome shotgun sequence:
- the LOC137749395 gene encoding outer plastidial membrane protein porin-like has product MVGPGLYTDIGKKARDLLYKDYRSDKKFTITTFSPTGVAITTSATNKGELFLGDVNTQLKNKNVTTDIKVDTDSNLSTTITVDQPAPGLKAIFSFKVPDQRSGKVELQYLHDFVGISSSVGLTANPIVNFSGVIGTNQLALGTDLSFDTKTGILTKCNAGLSFCNADLIAALTLNDKGDILSASYYHSVNPLSNTAVGAEVTHRFPTNENTITLGTQHALDPLTTIKARVNNFGKASALVQHEWRPKSFVTVSGEVDTKAIEKSAKIGLALALKP; this is encoded by the exons ATGGTGGGACCTGGGCTTTACACCGACATCGGAAAGAAAGCTAGAG ATCTTCTGTACAAGGATTACCGGAGCGACAAGAAGTTCACCATCACTACCTTCTCTCCCACTGGAGTG GCTATCACTACTTCAGCAACCAACAAGGGTGAGCTTTTTCTGGGTGATGTGAACACTCAGTTGAAAAACAAGAATGTCACAACTGATATCAAAGTTGACACCGACTCCAAT CTGTCCACCACTATTACGGTTGATCAACCTGCTCCTGGCCTGAAGGCAATCTTTAGCTTCAAAGTTCCTGATCAGAGGTCTGGCAAG GTGGAACTCCAATATCTGCATGACTTTGTGGGGATAAGCTCCAGTGTTGGTTTGACAGCCAACCCTATTGTTAACTTCTCCGGTGTTATTGGAACCAATCAGCTTGCACTTGGTACTGATCTGTCATTTGACACCAAGACTGGGATTTTGACTAAATGCAATGCTGGATTGAGCTTCTGCAATGCTGATCTAATTGCTGCATTGACCCT GAATGATAAAGGTGACATCCTCAGTGCATCGTACTATCACAGTGTCAATCCCCTCTCCAACACAGCTGTTGGTGCCGAGGTGACTCACAGGTTTCCCACCAACGAGAATACCATCACTCTTGGCACCCAGCACGCCCTTGATCCATTGACAACCATTAAGGCACGTGTGAACAACTTTGGCAAGGCAAGTGCCCTGGTCCAGCACGAGTGGCGCCCAAAGTCATTTGTCACTGTTTCAGGAGAGGTAGACACCAAGGCCATTGAGAAGAGCGCCAAGATTGGGTTGGCTCTCGCTCTCAAGCCATGA
- the LOC137749207 gene encoding glucan endo-1,3-beta-D-glucosidase-like: MASMLSSLALVVCVLCFSALIPQATPAPFLFPEAQSTIVPDPSTFFASNLLSSPLPTNSFFQNFVLGNGDQPEYIHPYTIRSANSSLSLAYPSFSYTSTVVSTTPFKADLTIASTSNSNGHHVVSDFNDLSVTLDFPSSNLRFYLVRGSPFLTCFVYRPTSVSISTDHTTVSASSASGSSTKFIVKLDNDHTWLIYTSSPTEFTDSDSSTLTLKEFSGIFRVAVMPDPDPKSEQVLDHFSSCYPISGAAVLENSNTLSYKFEKIGGDLLMLAHPLHLKLLSNATILQDFKYKSIDGDLIGVVGDSWVLAPKPIPVTWNSVGGVKKDSFSEIISALRRDVDALSSTESTTTSSYFYGKLVARAARLALIAEEVACPDVIPAIRTFLSNKIEPWLDSTFSGNGFLHDKTWGGLVTKSSTTDPAADFGFGLYSDHHFHLGYFIYGISVLAKIDPAWGEKYRPQAYSLVEDFLNKDKQSNPNYTRLRCFDLYKLHSWAAGLTEFADGRNQESTSEAVNAYYAAALMGKAYKDTQLEATGSLLTTLEIQAAQMWWHVREGGENQIYEQDFTKENRVVGVLWSTRRDSGLWFATAEAKEIRLGIQMVPVLPATEVLFSDVGFASELVNWASPALGRAGVTEAWKGFVYALQGMYDKEGALEKIRSLEEFDDGNSRSNLLWWIHSRSTFVG; encoded by the coding sequence ATGGCAAGCATGCTCTCTTCTCTTGCTCTCGTCGTGTGTGTACTGTGTTTTTCGGCATTGATTCCGCAGGCTACCCCCGCCCCGTTCCTCTTCCCGGAAGCTCAGTCCACCATCGTCCCCGACCCTTCAACCTTCTTTGCCTCGAACCTCCTCTCATCCCCGCTCCCCACCAACTCCTTCTTCCAAAACTTTGTCCTCGGCAATGGCGATCAACCTGAATACATCCACCCCTACACCATCAGATCAGCCAACTCTTCTCTATCTCTTGCTTACCCGTCTTTCTCCTACACCTCTACCGTCGTATCCACAACCCCGTTCAAAGCCGACCTCACCATCGCCTCAACTTCAAATAGCAACGGTCACCATGTAGTCTCCGACTTCAATGATTTGAGTGTGACATTGGACTTTCCCTCCTCCAACCTCCGCTTCTACCTGGTTCGAGGAAGCCCCTTTCTCACCTGCTTTGTTTATCGTCCCACGTCGGTTTCTATATCGACCGATCATACTACTGTCTCGGCATCCTCAGCGAGTGGCTCGAGCACCAAGTTCATCGTCAAGCTCGACAATGATCACACATGGCTAATATATACATCCTCACCAACTGAATTTACTGACAGCGACTCATCCACGTTAACTCTTAAAGAATTTTCTGGGATTTTTCGTGTTGCTGTAATGCCAGATCCTGATCCTAAATCTGAGCAAGTTCTCGACCACTTCAGTTCTTGTTACCCGATTTCTGGTGCAGCTGTGCTCGAAAACTCAAATACTTTGTCGTATAAGTTCGAAAAGATAGGTGGAGACTTGCTTATGCTAGCTCATCCTCTACATCTCAAGCTTCTGTCCAACGCCACAATTTTGCAAGATTTTAAGTACAAAAGCATCGACGGGGATTTGATTGGCGTTGTGGGTGATTCGTGGGTGTTAGCACCGAAGCCTATTCCAGTCACATGGAATTCCGTTGGAGGTGTAAAAAAGGATTCGTTTTCAGAGATCATATCTGCGCTTCGTCGAGATGTTGACGCTCTTAGTTCAACAGAATCAACTACCACGTCTTCATACTTTTACGGGAAACTAGTTGCTAGAGCTGCGAGGCTGGCTCTGATCGCCGAGGAGGTAGCCTGTCCTGATGTAATCCCTGCGATTAGGACATTCTTGAGCAATAAAATCGAGCCGTGGTTGGATAGTACTTTTAGCGGCAACGGATTCTTGCATGATAAAACATGGGGTGGACTTGTTACCAAATCCTCCACAACTGATCCAGCTGCAGATTTCGGGTTTGGTCTTTACTCCGATCACCATTTTCATCTGGGGTACTTTATATACGGAATTTCCGTGTTAGCAAAGATTGATCCTGCATGGGGAGAGAAGTACAGGCCTCAAGCTTACTCACTCGTGGAGGATTTTCTCAACAAGGACAAGCAATCGAATCCAAATTACACGCGTCTGAGATGCTTTGATCTTTATAAGTTGCATTCGTGGGCGGCAGGGTTGACAGAATTCGCAGACGGGAGGAATCAAGAGAGTACGAGTGAGGCAGTTAATGCGTACTATGCAGCTGCTTTAATGGGGAAAGCGTATAAAGATACGCAACTTGAGGCCACCGGTTCGCTGCTTACTACATTGGAAATTCAGGCAGCTCAAATGTGGTGGCATgtgagagagggaggagagaatCAAATTTACGAGCAAGATTTCACGAAGGAGAATCGGGTTGTGGGAGTTTTATGGTCGACCAGGAGAGACAGCGGGCTTTGGTTTGCGACTGCGGAGGCAAAAGAAATCAGACTTGGAATCCAAATGGTGCCTGTTTTGCCAGCTACTGAGGTATTGTTCTCTGATGTCGGGTTTGCTAGTGAGCTAGTGAACTGGGCATCGCCGGCGCTCGGCAGGGCGGGAGTCACGGAAGCATGGAAAGGATTTGTGTATGCATTACAAGGGATGTACGACAAAGAAGGCGCTTTGGAGAAGATTAGAAGCTTGGAAGAATTCGACGATGGAAACTCCCGCAGCAATCTCTTATGGTGGATTCACAGTAGATCAACTTTTGTTGGTTAA